GCTGATCGTGTCGCGCGGACTGGACGCAGCCGAACCGCGCGTGCCGGGGCGTGACGTGGAGTACGCCACGCTGCGCGCGCAGATCGGCGAGGTCGATGTACCGGTGCAGTGGCTGGAAGCGAGCGAGCCGAGCTACCTGCTGTATACCTCCGGCACCACCGGCAAGCCGAAGGGCGTGCAGCGTGATATCGGTGGCTATGCGGTGGCGATGGCGCAGTCGATGGAAACCGTGTTCGACTGCAAGCCAGGGCAGGTGATGTTTTCCACCTCCGATGTCGGCTGGGCCGTCGGCCATTCCTACAACGTCTACGGTCCGCTGATTGGTGGCTGCACCTCGCTGCTGTACGAAGGGCTGCCGACCAACCCCGATCCGGGCATCTGGTGGGCGCTGTGCGAGCAGTACAACGTGCGTACGATGTTCTCTTCGCCTACCGCCGTCCGCGTGCTGAAGAAGCACGACGCGGACTTCATCCACCGGCATGACCTGGGCGCACTGAAGTACCTGTTCCTGGCCGGCGAGCCACTGGACGAACCCACCGCGCACTGGATCAGTGAGGCGCTGGGCAAGCCGATCATCGACAACTACTGGCAGACCGAAACCGGCTGGCCGGCGCTGACCCTGCTGCCGGGCCTGGAAATGAAGCCGGTGCGCTTCGGTTCGCCCGGTTTCCCCAATCTCGGTTACCGGATGAAGGTGATCGACGAGAACACCGGCGAGGAGGTCGCGCCGGGGCAGAAGGGCGTGCTGGTGGTGTCGCCACCGTTGCCGCCGGGTTGCATGAGCACCGTGTGGAACGATGACAGCCGCTTCCTGCAGAGCTACTTCAGCCACTTCAAGGAACTGTTGTACAGCTCGCTGGACTGGGCGATCCGCGACGACGATGGCTACACCTTCATCCTGGGGCGCACTGATGATGTGATCAACGTGGCCGGGCATCGCCTCGGCACGCGTGAGATCGAGGAAGCCATTTCCAGCCATCCGCGCGTGGCCGAGGCGGCGGTGATCGGGGTCAAGGACGAGTTGAAGGGGCAGGTGCCGCTGGTGTTCGTCACCCTCAAGCAGGGGCTCAACGGTGAGGATCCGGCGCCGGTGGTGGCGGAGATGATGGCCACGGTGACCACCTCGCTCGGCGCGGTCGCGCGCCCGGCGCATGTGCATGTGGTCAACGCACTGCCCAAGACCCGGTCGGGCAAGTTGTTGCGGCGCTCGCTGCAGGCGCTGGCCGAGCAGCGTGATCCGGGTGACCTGTCGACGCTGGATGATCCCAGCGCACTGGAGGAGATCCGCCGGGCGCTGGGGCGCTGACCTGCTTCTGTAGAGCCGAGCCGATGCTCGGCTCCGCATGCCTCGCCAAAGCAGCCGAGCATCGGCTCGGCTCTACAGAGGAGGGTGTTGCTGCACCGCAGCTTCCTCCCGGCAACCGGTGCGCTAAGCTCGGCCCCAGGGGAGCGCGCCCGCCAGGGCGCGCAGGTGAAGCGCATCAAGGATTGGGGGGATGCAATGGCATTGCTGCACGCCAAGACGGCTGCTGGCCGTCAGGAAATCGAAGACCGTGGCCGGCGCCTGCCGGCAGCACTGCGCTCGATCCTGCTGATGGTCGATGGCCATCGCGACGACACCGAACTGCGCGGCCTGTTCGAAGGCCTGCGCGCACCGGCCGATGCACTGGAGCAGCTGGAAGTGCAGGGCCTGATCGAAGTGATCGGTGGCAATGCCGAGGTGGCACCGGCACGTGGAATCAGCACCGGCCGCGAACAGGATCCGGCGTTGTACCAGCAGTTGTACGACGCGATGAGCGAGGCGGTGCGGCGCCATCTCGGCCTGAAGGGCTACTTCATGCAGTTGAAGATTGAACGCTGCGCCGATGCACTGGCGTTGGAACGCCTGTGCCCGGAGCTGCTGGCCGCGGTGGGGAAGGCGCGCAGCCCGGCGCTGGCGCAGCGCTGGTGGCAG
This genomic window from Stenotrophomonas maltophilia contains:
- the prpE gene encoding propionate--CoA ligase is translated as MNYEETYRRSIDEPEAFWGEEAKRIHWHKPPQQVLDYSNPPFRRWFVGGETNLCYNAVDRHLAERADQLALVAVSTETNSTREITYRQLYREVNDFAAVLKHLGVGHGDRVVIYMPNMAEAVFAMLACARIGAVHSVVFGGFAAHNLALRIDDAKPKLLIAADAGMRGGKLIPYKPMVDAACAEAASPPPHVLIVSRGLDAAEPRVPGRDVEYATLRAQIGEVDVPVQWLEASEPSYLLYTSGTTGKPKGVQRDIGGYAVAMAQSMETVFDCKPGQVMFSTSDVGWAVGHSYNVYGPLIGGCTSLLYEGLPTNPDPGIWWALCEQYNVRTMFSSPTAVRVLKKHDADFIHRHDLGALKYLFLAGEPLDEPTAHWISEALGKPIIDNYWQTETGWPALTLLPGLEMKPVRFGSPGFPNLGYRMKVIDENTGEEVAPGQKGVLVVSPPLPPGCMSTVWNDDSRFLQSYFSHFKELLYSSLDWAIRDDDGYTFILGRTDDVINVAGHRLGTREIEEAISSHPRVAEAAVIGVKDELKGQVPLVFVTLKQGLNGEDPAPVVAEMMATVTTSLGAVARPAHVHVVNALPKTRSGKLLRRSLQALAEQRDPGDLSTLDDPSALEEIRRALGR